Proteins found in one Lycium ferocissimum isolate CSIRO_LF1 chromosome 6, AGI_CSIRO_Lferr_CH_V1, whole genome shotgun sequence genomic segment:
- the LOC132061387 gene encoding uncharacterized protein LOC132061387, with product MEGIVQLHKDALVISVLVNKFRIKRMLIDLGSSANIIRWRVIEELGLLDQIVPAIRVCNRFNMPCETTKGEILPINMAGTTQQTKFYVIEGDMGYNALLGRPWIHLMKAVPSTMHQALKFPTPEGIKTIHGEQQAAKEMFAVEESVKTTKIPDWNEGESAK from the coding sequence ATGGAAGGCATCGTTCAGCTTCATAAAGACGCACTAGTAATATCTGTCcttgtcaataaatttagaatcaaACGTATGCTAATTGATCTAGGTAGCTCAGCTAATATCATCCGATGGAGAGTTATCGAGGAGCTGGGACTACTAGATCAGATCGTACCAGCAATACGAGTCTGCAACAGATTCAACATGCCCTGCGAAACGACAAAGGGTGAGATCTTACCGATCAACATGGCAGGAACTACGCAGCAGACCAAATTTTATGTGATAGAGGGAGACATGGGATACAATGCATTGCTGGGAAGACCGTGGATTCACCTCATGAAAGCGGTCCCCTCAACTATGCATCAGGCGTTGAAATTCCCGACCCCAGAGGGGATCAAAACCATTCATGGTGAACAACAGGCCGCAAAGGAAATGTTCGCGGTCGAAGAATCTGTTAAGACTACAAAGATACCAGATTGGAACGAAGGGGAAAGTGCCAAATAG